One Glycine soja cultivar W05 chromosome 2, ASM419377v2, whole genome shotgun sequence genomic region harbors:
- the LOC114397067 gene encoding peroxidase P7-like, with amino-acid sequence MGSHLQLSFLVLVMVTLATFMIPTFAQLTPNYYDKVCPQALPIIKSIVKQAIIREKRIGASLLRLHFHDCFVNGCDGSVLLDDTPSFLGEKTALPNLNSIRGFEVVDEIKVAVDKACNRPVVSCADILAVAARDSVAILGGAQYWYQVLLGRRDAIYASKDAANANLPPPFFNFPQLLASFQSHGLDLKDLVVLSGGHTIGLAKCITFRDRIFNETHIDPNFAATLRDSCPRRSGDGDTNLTPLDASSPSQFDNTYYKALLHKKGLLHSDQELFKGGDDGGESDRLVQLYSYDPYAFARDFGVSMIKMGNLKPLTGYEGEIRYNCRKVNY; translated from the exons ATGGGTTCTCATCTCCAATTATCTTTCCTTGTGCTTGTTATGGTCACTTTGGCAACATTTATGATCCCTACCTTTGCTCAGCTCACTCCTAATTATTATGACAAAGTTTGCCCTCAGGCGTTGCCAATCATAAAGTCAATTGTTAAGCAGGCAATTATTCGTGAAAAACGCATTGGAGCATCCTTGCTGCGTTTGCATTTTCATGACTGCTTTGTTAAT GGCTGTGATGGATCAGTGCTGCTAGATGACACACCTTCCTTCTTGGGGGAGAAGACTGCACTTCCAAATCTTAATTCAATTAGAGGATTTGAGGTGGTTGATGAAATCAAAGTAGCAGTTGACAAAGCTTGCAATCGTCCTGTAGTATCATGTGCAGATATCTTAGCTGTTGCAGCTCGTGACTCTGTAGCTATA TTGGGGGGTGCACAATATTGGTACCAAGTGTTACTAGGCAGAAGAGATGCAATATATGCAAGCAAGGATGCGGCAAATGCCAATCTCCCTCCCCCATTCTTCAACTTCCCACAGCTTCTTGCTAGTTTCCAATCTCATGGCCTTGACCTCAAGGATCTAGTGGTCCTCTCTGGTGGCCACACAATTGGACTAGCAAAGTGCATTACCTTCAGGGACAGGATCTTCAATGAAACCCACATAGACCCCAACTTCGCAGCCACTTTGCGCGATTCATGCCCTCGAAGAAGCGGTGATGGAGACACTAACCTAACACCATTGGATGCCTCCTCTCCTTCACAATTTGACAACACATACTACAAGGCTTTGTTGCACAAAAAGGGTCTCCTCCATTCTGATCAAGAGCTATTCAAGGGTGGTGATGATGGTGGTGAAAGTGATAGATTGGTGCAGCTATACAGCTATGACCCTTATGCTTTTGCTAGAGATTTTGGTGTCTCCATGATTAAGATGGGTAACTTGAAGCCTCTTACTGGGTATGAGGGAGAGATCAGGTACAATTGCAGAAAAGTCAACTACTAG
- the LOC114397058 gene encoding cationic peroxidase 1-like has translation MAFHSHGHIFSFSSILFCMFAMASSQLTSNCYESTCPQALSIIKTAVIGAVAKEHRMGASLLRLHFHDCFVNGCDASVLLDDTSTFTGEKSAAANVNSLRGFEVIDDIKTKVEAACPGVVSCADILAIAARDSVVTLGGPSWNVGLGRRDSTTASKDAATTDIPSPLMDLSALISSFSNKGFNTKEMVALSGAHTTGQARCQLFRGRVYNESSIESNFATSLKSNCPSTGGDSNLSPLDVTTNVVFDNAYFKNLINKKGLLHSDQQLFNSGGSTDSQVTAYSNDPSAFYADFASAMIKMGNLSPLTGKSGQIRTNCHKVN, from the exons ATGGCCTTTCACtcccatggtcacatattttcTTTCTCCTCCATTTTGTTTTGCATGTTTGCCATGGCATCTTCTCAGCTAACTTCAAATTGCTATGAATCAACATGCCCTCAAGCTCTCTCTATCATCAAAACGGCGGTGATTGGTGCGGTTGCGAAAGAGCACCGCATGGGAGCCTCCTTGCTCCGTCTTCATTTCCATGACTGCTTTGTCAAT GGATGTGATGCATCTGTTCTGTTGGATGACACTTCAACCTTTACTGGAGAGAAGTCAGCGGCTGCAAATGTGAATTCTCTGAGAGGTTTTGAAGTAATCGATGACATCAAAACTAAAGTGGAGGCTGCTTGTCCCGGAGTTGTTTCTTGTGCAGATATTCTAGCTATTGCTGCCCGTGATTCCGTTGTTACA TTGGGAGGTCCATCATGGAATGTTGGGTTAGGCAGAAGAGATTCAACCACGGCAAGTAAAGATGCTGCCACTACGGATATCCCATCTCCACTAATGGATCTCAGTGCCCTTATATCTTCTTTTTCAAATAAGGGCTTCAACACCAAGGAAATGGTAGCTCTCTCAG gaGCTCATACAACAGGGCAAGCCAGGTGTCAGCTATTCAGAGGCAGGGTTTACAATGAAAGCAGCATTGAGTCAAACTTTGCAACATCACTGAAGTCTAACTGTCCAAGCACTGGCGGAGACAGCAACCTTTCCCCACTTGATGTCACCACAAATGTTGTATTTGACAATGCTTATTTCAAGAACCTCATCAACAAAAAGGGGCTTCTACATTCTGATCAGCAGTTATTTAATAGTGGTGGTTCTACAGATTCTCAGGTCACTGCCTATAGCAACGACCCTTCAGCTTTCTATGCAGACTTTGCTAGTGCCATGATCAAAATGGGAAACCTTAGCCCCTTAACAGGGAAAAGTGGCCAAATTCGTACTAATTGCCACAaggttaattga